In the genome of Gloeotrichia echinulata CP02, one region contains:
- a CDS encoding Rpn family recombination-promoting nuclease/putative transposase, which produces MQTDKIFYNLFQAFPSIFFAIIGETSDNSNAYEFVSVELKDTAFRIDGVFIPTNQSTHQPLYFAEVQFQLDTNFYRRFFAEIFLYLRQNPSVNFWRAVVIYPQRNLDPDDQIPYRLLLDSPQVQRIYLDELGSVGENSMQLAIVQLIIESEETAVDRGRQLILQARSELTDEKTKKQIVELIETILLYKFTRLSREELTAMLGIDEEFKKTRMYQSIKQDGLQEGRQEGRQEGRQEGRQEGRQEGRQEGQLQAKLEAVPRLLALGLSVEQIAQALDLSMEQVQQAAQSQPS; this is translated from the coding sequence GTGCAAACCGACAAAATTTTCTATAACTTATTCCAGGCTTTCCCCAGTATATTTTTTGCCATTATTGGAGAAACATCTGACAATTCCAACGCTTATGAGTTCGTGTCTGTTGAACTCAAAGACACTGCGTTCCGTATTGATGGTGTTTTCATTCCCACAAATCAAAGCACACATCAACCCCTTTACTTTGCTGAAGTCCAGTTTCAGCTAGACACCAATTTTTATAGACGGTTCTTTGCTGAAATATTTCTTTACTTGCGCCAAAACCCATCTGTTAACTTTTGGCGTGCTGTGGTCATCTATCCTCAACGTAATTTAGACCCAGATGACCAAATACCCTATCGCTTATTGCTAGACAGTCCCCAGGTCCAACGCATTTATTTAGATGAGTTAGGTTCAGTGGGTGAAAACTCAATGCAACTGGCAATTGTGCAATTAATTATAGAAAGCGAAGAGACAGCAGTTGATCGGGGTAGACAATTAATCTTGCAGGCTAGAAGCGAACTGACAGATGAAAAGACCAAAAAGCAAATTGTAGAATTAATAGAAACTATCCTGTTGTACAAATTTACAAGACTTAGCAGAGAGGAGTTGACAGCAATGTTGGGTATTGATGAGGAATTCAAAAAAACGAGGATGTATCAATCTATTAAGCAGGACGGCTTGCAAGAAGGTCGCCAAGAAGGTCGCCAAGAAGGTCGCCAAGAAGGTCGCCAAGAAGGTCGCCAAGAAGGTCGCCAAGAAGGTCAGCTACAAGCTAAATTAGAAGCTGTACCCCGATTATTGGCATTGGGTTTAAGTGTAGAACAAATCGCACAAGCTTTGGATTTGAGTATGGAACAAGTCCAGCAAGCAGCCCAGAGTCAGCCTAGCTGA
- the gmk gene encoding guanylate kinase, protein MMQVLPIQIGATTQESPPLGRLIVLTGPSGVGKGTLLRSLLQRHPDLYYSVSATTRSPRPGEVNGKHYYFIARSKFEQLVAQGEFLEWAEFAGNYYGTPREAVLNQVQSGKLVVLEIELEGARQICTSFPDALTIFILPPSFNELEKRIRGRGQDSEEAIARRLNLAQEEINAANEFNLQIVNDDFETALNTIEAALFA, encoded by the coding sequence ATGATGCAAGTTCTACCCATCCAGATTGGTGCCACTACTCAAGAATCCCCGCCTCTAGGTAGGCTAATCGTTCTCACCGGCCCTAGTGGGGTCGGTAAAGGAACTTTATTGCGATCGCTCTTGCAGCGTCATCCGGATCTATATTATTCTGTATCCGCGACGACGCGCTCTCCCCGCCCTGGGGAAGTAAATGGGAAACATTATTACTTTATTGCTCGCAGCAAGTTTGAACAATTGGTTGCTCAAGGCGAATTCTTGGAATGGGCGGAATTTGCTGGTAATTATTACGGCACCCCTCGTGAAGCTGTACTTAACCAGGTTCAGTCTGGCAAGTTAGTGGTGCTAGAAATTGAACTAGAAGGTGCAAGACAAATTTGCACTTCCTTTCCTGACGCCCTGACCATTTTTATTTTGCCGCCTTCCTTTAATGAATTGGAAAAACGGATACGTGGTCGCGGACAAGACTCCGAAGAAGCGATCGCCCGTCGTCTAAATCTTGCCCAGGAAGAAATAAACGCTGCAAATGAATTTAATCTTCAAATCGTGAATGACGATTTTGAAACCGCGTTAAATACAATCGAGGCAGCTTTATTTGCATAA
- a CDS encoding DUF370 domain-containing protein has protein sequence MEIQLINIGFGNIVSANRVVAIVSPESAPIKRIITDARDRGQLIDATYGRRTRAVIITDSSHVILSAIQPETVANRFVVSREHQNVDN, from the coding sequence ATGGAAATTCAGTTAATCAATATCGGGTTCGGTAACATCGTTTCTGCCAATCGAGTAGTAGCCATTGTTAGTCCAGAATCGGCTCCGATTAAGCGGATCATAACCGATGCAAGAGACAGAGGTCAGCTAATTGATGCAACTTACGGTCGCCGGACTAGGGCTGTAATTATCACTGATTCTAGCCACGTAATTCTGTCGGCGATTCAACCGGAAACGGTAGCGAATCGCTTTGTGGTTTCCCGTGAGCATCAGAATGTAGATAATTAA
- a CDS encoding alpha/beta hydrolase, with amino-acid sequence MATIEILGVPHAYELTAPTSYPHALVFIHGWLNSRGYWQPVISRLSVDLQCLSYDLRGFGESQSQPETDFSLGESSVQLNRSSSSAVGSPFDSVYTPAAYAQDLALLLQQMNITSAWLIGHSLGGTIALKAAAQMPDCVKGVICINAGGGIYLKEAFEQFRSAGQRFLQVRPRWLSQIPWIDLLFTRASVVHPLERSWARQRVIDFVVADPEAALGTLLDSTTEEEINRLPELVSQLKQPVYFLAGAQDKVMEPKYVRHLASFHPLFQYSGDNVIEIPDCGHLAMLEQPDAVARHVRAIVSCHLSD; translated from the coding sequence ATGGCAACCATAGAAATCTTGGGCGTTCCACACGCATACGAGCTAACGGCTCCCACGTCATACCCCCATGCTTTAGTTTTTATCCACGGTTGGCTCAATAGCCGTGGATACTGGCAGCCTGTGATTTCCCGTCTGTCAGTAGATTTACAGTGCCTATCGTATGATTTACGGGGTTTTGGTGAATCTCAGTCCCAACCAGAAACCGATTTTAGTCTGGGAGAAAGTTCTGTCCAACTAAATCGCAGTTCGAGTAGTGCAGTTGGTTCACCCTTCGATTCTGTTTATACTCCAGCTGCCTATGCTCAGGATTTAGCTTTGCTGCTGCAACAGATGAATATTACCAGTGCTTGGCTGATTGGGCACTCCTTGGGAGGTACAATTGCCCTCAAGGCGGCGGCTCAGATGCCTGATTGTGTTAAGGGAGTCATCTGTATCAATGCTGGGGGTGGCATTTATCTTAAAGAAGCGTTTGAGCAGTTTCGTTCGGCGGGGCAGAGATTTTTACAAGTGCGACCTCGCTGGCTTTCTCAAATACCTTGGATTGATTTGCTGTTTACCAGAGCTAGTGTGGTACATCCGCTAGAGCGCTCTTGGGCGCGTCAGCGAGTGATTGATTTTGTCGTGGCTGACCCTGAAGCTGCTCTGGGAACGCTCCTAGACTCGACGACTGAGGAAGAAATTAACCGCTTACCTGAACTAGTCTCTCAACTTAAGCAACCAGTTTATTTTTTGGCTGGTGCCCAAGACAAGGTGATGGAACCGAAGTATGTTCGCCATTTAGCTAGCTTTCACCCACTTTTTCAATATTCTGGCGACAATGTGATTGAAATTCCTGATTGTGGACACTTGGCAATGTTAGAACAACCCGATGCCGTTGCTCGTCATGTTCGCGCAATTGTCAGTTGTCATTTGTCAGATTGA
- the tsaD gene encoding tRNA (adenosine(37)-N6)-threonylcarbamoyltransferase complex transferase subunit TsaD → MPTVLAIETSCDETAVAIVNNRQVYSSLIASQIPIHQQYGGVVPEVASRQHLETINELIAQALEQSHIGWDHIHGIAATCAPGLVGALLVGLTAAKTLAMVHKKPFLGVHHLEGHIYATYLSEPNLNPPFLSLLVSGGHTSLIYVKDCGIYETLGQTRDDAAGEAFDKVARLLKLGYPGGPVIDRLAQQGNPQAFTLPLGKVSLPSGGYHPYDGSFSGLKTAVLRLVQQLEKEQGEVPIADLAASFQETVARSLTKKAIACALDYGLDTITVGGGVAANSGLRKHLQIAATQHNLRVIFPPLKFCTDNAAMIACAAAEHLSLGHTSGLDLGVESRLSLTQVMKLYQSDK, encoded by the coding sequence ATGCCAACCGTTTTAGCGATAGAGACTAGTTGTGATGAAACTGCTGTAGCGATTGTTAACAATCGACAAGTGTATAGCAGCCTGATAGCTTCACAAATTCCCATCCATCAGCAGTATGGCGGAGTAGTGCCAGAAGTCGCCTCGCGCCAGCACTTGGAAACAATCAATGAGTTAATCGCCCAAGCCTTGGAACAGAGCCATATAGGCTGGGATCACATTCATGGCATAGCAGCCACCTGTGCCCCAGGACTAGTAGGAGCGCTGTTAGTGGGGTTAACCGCAGCCAAAACCTTAGCGATGGTACATAAAAAGCCGTTTTTGGGAGTTCACCACCTCGAAGGTCACATTTACGCAACTTACTTGAGTGAACCGAATTTAAATCCCCCTTTTCTTAGCTTACTGGTTTCCGGCGGACATACAAGCTTGATTTACGTCAAGGATTGTGGTATATACGAAACCCTAGGTCAAACCCGTGATGATGCTGCAGGCGAAGCCTTTGATAAAGTAGCGCGGTTGTTAAAACTGGGATACCCCGGTGGTCCAGTAATTGACAGACTGGCACAACAAGGAAATCCCCAAGCCTTCACCCTGCCATTGGGCAAAGTTTCCCTACCCAGTGGGGGATATCATCCCTATGATGGGAGTTTTAGCGGCTTAAAGACAGCAGTGCTGCGTTTAGTGCAGCAATTAGAGAAAGAACAGGGAGAAGTGCCGATCGCTGATTTAGCAGCCAGCTTCCAAGAAACCGTAGCGCGATCGCTCACCAAAAAGGCGATCGCCTGTGCCCTCGATTATGGTTTAGACACCATTACGGTTGGTGGTGGGGTAGCCGCTAACAGTGGACTAAGAAAACATTTACAAATAGCAGCAACGCAGCATAACCTCCGAGTCATCTTCCCACCCCTCAAATTTTGTACCGATAACGCCGCCATGATCGCCTGCGCCGCCGCAGAACATCTTTCCCTAGGTCATACCTCTGGTCTAGACCTAGGCGTTGAATCTAGACTATCCCTGACCCAGGTGATGAAGTTATATCAATCTGACAAATGA
- the psaJ gene encoding photosystem I reaction center subunit IX, translating into MADKGDQTSHFVKFLTTAPVITTIWLTITAGILIEFNRFFPDLLFHPL; encoded by the coding sequence ATGGCAGACAAAGGCGACCAAACATCTCATTTTGTGAAGTTTCTGACCACAGCACCTGTGATCACTACCATCTGGTTGACAATTACAGCGGGTATTTTGATTGAATTTAACCGCTTTTTCCCCGATCTGCTTTTCCACCCCTTGTAA
- a CDS encoding Photosystem I reaction center subunit III, with amino-acid sequence MRRLFALLLAVSLWFNFAPEAKALGADLVPCKDSPAFQELAANARNTTADPEGGKKRFERYSQALCGPEGYPHLIVDGRLDRAGDFLIPSILFLYITGWIGWVGRAYLQAIQKGSDTEQKEIQIDLAVALPIIATGFAWPVAAVKEFLSGELTAKDSEITVSPR; translated from the coding sequence ATGAGACGATTGTTTGCTTTGCTGTTAGCTGTGAGTCTTTGGTTCAACTTTGCCCCAGAAGCAAAAGCCCTGGGAGCTGACCTTGTACCTTGTAAAGACTCTCCTGCATTTCAGGAATTGGCAGCAAATGCCCGGAACACTACCGCTGATCCCGAAGGTGGTAAAAAGCGATTTGAACGTTATTCTCAGGCGCTGTGCGGACCTGAGGGTTATCCTCACTTGATTGTTGATGGTCGTCTTGATCGTGCTGGAGACTTCCTCATTCCCAGCATTCTGTTTCTGTATATTACTGGTTGGATTGGTTGGGTAGGTCGCGCCTATCTGCAAGCTATCCAGAAAGGATCTGACACCGAACAAAAAGAAATTCAAATCGATCTGGCTGTGGCGTTACCAATCATCGCTACAGGCTTTGCTTGGCCAGTAGCAGCTGTCAAGGAATTCTTGTCCGGCGAATTAACAGCCAAGGATTCAGAAATCACTGTTTCCCCACGCTAA
- a CDS encoding photosystem I reaction center protein subunit XI: MAQAVNASKNLASDPRNREVVFPAGGNPQIGNLETPVNSSPFVKWFINNLPAYRPGLTPFRRGLEIGQAHGYLLFGPFAKLGPLRDTSSANLAGLLGSIGLVVVLTACLSLYANSNPPKALASVTVPNTPDAFTSKEGWNNFASAFLIGGIGGALVAYFLTINLGLIQGLVG, from the coding sequence ATGGCGCAAGCAGTAAATGCATCAAAAAACCTCGCCAGCGACCCCAGAAATCGGGAAGTTGTGTTTCCAGCAGGAGGAAATCCCCAGATAGGTAACCTGGAAACTCCAGTTAATTCTTCTCCCTTTGTGAAGTGGTTCATTAATAACTTACCTGCCTATCGCCCTGGTTTAACTCCTTTCAGACGGGGACTGGAGATTGGCCAAGCTCACGGTTACTTGCTGTTTGGTCCGTTTGCTAAATTGGGTCCCCTGCGGGATACATCTAGCGCTAATTTAGCTGGCTTATTGGGAAGCATCGGTTTGGTTGTGGTTCTCACCGCGTGCCTATCCTTGTATGCCAACAGCAATCCTCCTAAAGCACTTGCCAGTGTTACTGTACCCAATACTCCGGATGCTTTTACCTCCAAAGAAGGCTGGAATAATTTCGCCAGTGCTTTCTTAATTGGTGGTATTGGTGGTGCGCTAGTCGCTTACTTTTTGACTATTAATCTAGGACTAATTCAAGGTCTGGTAGGTTAA
- a CDS encoding GNAT family N-acetyltransferase, whose amino-acid sequence MGFWKTWFSTSDSTATTRTTPLEEHTGEVGGKSRSSDPSDAARSAERIVFSTERDIDLYELEELCDAVGWSRRPLRKVKKAIEHSFLVATMWQVRGNQRRLIGFARATSDHAFNATIWDVVVHPDFQGKGLGKALMKYVLKKLRSEEISNVTLFADPHVVDFYRTMGFMADPEGIKGMFWYPH is encoded by the coding sequence ATGGGTTTTTGGAAAACTTGGTTTAGTACTTCTGACTCTACAGCGACCACTAGAACAACTCCCCTGGAAGAACATACGGGCGAAGTTGGAGGTAAATCTCGCTCCAGCGATCCCTCGGATGCAGCGCGGAGCGCAGAGCGCATCGTTTTCAGCACAGAGCGAGATATCGATCTGTATGAATTAGAGGAACTCTGTGATGCAGTTGGTTGGTCGCGTCGTCCTCTGAGAAAAGTAAAAAAAGCCATTGAGCATAGTTTTCTCGTGGCCACAATGTGGCAAGTGCGAGGAAATCAAAGGCGGCTGATTGGTTTTGCCCGTGCTACCTCAGATCATGCTTTTAATGCCACTATTTGGGATGTGGTGGTTCACCCAGACTTTCAAGGTAAAGGACTGGGTAAGGCGCTGATGAAATATGTCCTGAAAAAATTGAGAAGTGAAGAAATTAGCAATGTCACTCTTTTCGCTGACCCCCATGTGGTAGATTTCTATCGGACTATGGGTTTCATGGCCGATCCAGAAGGAATAAAAGGCATGTTTTGGTATCCTCACTAA